The genomic segment TGTATGTTTTATTGGAAGCATCTAATTTAAAAGACTATCTTAATAACCCTACCCTTATGCACGAACTATTAGAGAAACTACCTTCACAAATTAAAGTTAATTGGGCGATATATCGCAGtgcttttcaaaattttcaggAATTAAGGGAACTTGCTGATTGTTGTATAATCTGGCAACAAATGTTTGTTCTGCTCTACCTACACTAGCCCTTAATGaccaaagtaataaaaaaaggcaatttaataataatgtgcATGCTAATATACATGAACCAAATGCCTCCAGTGAAACACATAATTGTAAACTGTGTAATCAGAGAGATTGTAAAAAGATTGCAGGTTGTTCAGAATTTCAGAGATATTCATTATCTCAAAGATGGGAGGTTGTTAAAGCCTTAAATTTATGTAGGCTTTGCTTAAAGAAACACAGATTTCTCTGTAAGTATCCTGTAAAATGCAACAAAGAAGAATGCCAAAAAAAGCATCATCCTCTTCTTCATGAATTTTCAGAACAAGTATCCAATAAAAGTACAAAGCTTATCAAAAAGGAAAGCGGTATGCAAACAGTAGAATCGCACCTCTTATCTGCAGATGAAGAAAGTAATGCACATCAAGGAACACGCTTTCGAATACTTCCCGTTGTTTTAAGAAATGGAAGTAGGGAGGTCACTACATTTGCCTTTCTAGATGAAGGGTCTTCCGTTACTTTGTTAGAAGAAAGTGTTGctaaaaaactaaatataatggGAAACCCAGAACAACTTTGCTTAAAATGGACCGGAAACCAACAACGCTTAGAAGATGCGTcagaaaaagtattttttttctaTTGCTGGTGATTATAATGGGGCCAAAGAATTTGACCACCGACCAGCCAGAACGGTAAGAAAATTAGGCCTTCCAAAACAAACTCTCGATGCAAAGGCAATTAAAGAAAGCTTTCCCTATCTAAAAAACTTGCCTTTCAAATCATATAAGAACGCTGTTCCTCAGATTTTGATAGGCCTGAGACTTGGCGTTACCACTTCGAGTGAAGGAAGGTCTAGAACTTTAACCGATAGCTGCAAAGTCCAGGTTAGGTTGGACCATTTTTGCAATATTTTCAAATAACGATGTGGAAATAAACTACTCGTACCACATTTGCGAATGTAGTTCTGGAAGCATTACTAACCAAGAACTCTTTAATAGTGTAAAAGATTTCTTTTCAGTTGAAAGCCTTGGAGTTCAAAATATTAAACCGTCTGTTTTCAACGAATTAGATAAGGCTATTCGTATACAAGAAAGTACCCTAGTTCAAATTGGTAACCAATATAAAATTGGATTACTCTGGAAATACGACAACTTGAAACTCCCTAATAGTAAACCCATGGCTATTCAAAGACTGGAGTGTATAGagagaaaaattaagaaaaatccaGAACTAGGTACCAAAATTAATCAACAAATTCAAGattttttagaaaagaaataTATTAGAAAACTGTCAGAATAAGAACTCTTAGAGTATCAAAATAAAACATGGTATCTTCCCATATTTCCGGCCTTTAATCCTAATAAACCTGACAAATTCAGATTAGTTTGGGATGCAGCAGCAACCGTACAGGGAATATCCTTAAATTCTATGTTATTAAAAGGAGATGACCAACTTGCTTCTTTATTAGGCGTCCTCCTACGATTTCGTGAAAGAAAGATTGGCTTTTCTGGAGACATCAAGGAAATGTTTCTTCGTGTAGATATAATAGAAGAAGATCAACATGCACAACGATTCTTGTGGCGCAATGGTAGCTCTGATAATCCTTTGGAAGTTTATGTCATGACTGTGATGACCTTCGGGGCTACCTGCTCACCCAGTTGTGCACAGTTTATTAAAAACACTAATGCGAAGAAATTTAGCGTAGAATATCCTAGCGCTGTTGATTCCATAGTAAAGAATCATTATGTCGATGATCTCTTAGAATCAACAGACACTGAGGATGAAGCCATCCAATTAGCAAAAGAAATTGCCTTAATTCACGCCAGCGGAAATTTTGAAATAAGAAACTGGAGATCAAActctgaaaaattaataaaaatcatgaaCACCACCCACGAAAATAACGAGAAAGTCAACCTAGATATAGGAAACAATAAGAGCATGGAAAAGGTTCTAGGAATGTGGTGGGATTTAAAGGGAGatcattttattttcaatttaaaatgtaataaagGAAACAAAGATGTTTTAAGTAGATTAAGAAAGCCAACAAAGCGAGAAATTTTACAAATCTTAATGTCTGTATATGACCCTTTAGGTTTGTTAGCAAACTTTTTGATTTATGTGAAGATTCTTTTACAGGAAATATGGAGGAGTAACATTTCTTGGGATCAACCAATAACCAATTAACAGTTTCAAAAATGGCTTGTTTGGTTAAAACAGCTTCCAGAAATAGAGAAAGTTTCAATTCCAAGATATTTTCTTAATAAACTCGAAAATTGGAAGGATACCAATACGCAAATGCACATTTTTGTAGATGCCAGCGAACACGCAAGTGCTTGTGTGGCATATCTAAGAAtaatgaaaaaatatgtcataggGTGTACTTTGATTGGAGCGAAAACACATGCAGCACCattaaaaccacaaactattcctCGATTGGAACTTAATGGTGCGGTAATGGGTTCAAGGTTTGCTAAAAGCCTTTGTCAACATCTTTCCATAACTGTGAACAACATTGTTTATTGGACAGATTCTTCAACAGTTTTAAGCTGGTTAAGAAATGAAGACCCAAGCAAATTACCAAAGTATGTTGCTTACAGAGTGGCCGAAATTCAACAAAACTCAATGATATCACATTGGAGATATGTACCTACTAAGAATAATATAGCCGACGAAGCTACTAAATGGACGAAACGTCCCAATTTGAAAAACACCAGGTGTTGGTTTAAAGGTCCTGATTTTCTGTATCAATTAGAAAACAGTTGGCCTCCAGACACCACccttaaaaaaaaggaaaaagctgATGAAATTTTAACCACtcatgaagtaaaatttaatagtCCACGTTTAATAGATTTTGAAAGATTCAGtcaatttaatagaattttaagagcAACTGCATATATGtttcgatttttaagaattgttTATGCAAAATTGATGAAATCTGAAGAGCCTAAAGGAATATTAACTTCGGAAGAACtttgctggacgagccatacagtctgtagtcaacaccccgaggtgtgagcgggaacacaaattgtatcaatactcatacgcttatgaaacgcacctggcggatcataagggccttcacattttactctgtttcaacttgtcttgagtaaaatgtctttaatctttcctatcagcctctcttggctaactctcgtttttttccgaccccgaatggctattaggtttccgagggcagacgggtcactacaTTTACTCCTACTACATACTCTTCACAAATCCTGGTCCTCCAAGTCTGGGGGTTTGAACGATGGGCCAGCACCCCTTCTTCTAGAAAAagttatttgctaaaaatttcgatcAAGAGCCTCGGAATAAGGACGGAAACAAAAGACGACGACTGCTACGAAAAAGGACTATGAGATTGGccacatggaatgtacaaggtctaagaaccaaggaaactgaagtttttcaagaattagaacgacaacaaatagacatatgcgttcttacagaaacaaaaaagaaaggaaagggaaatgaaatcaagaacgactatattcatttatacagtggagttgaaaaatcattaagagcaaaaagaggtgtgtctatagccgtgcatacaaaactcaaaaacaatatcaagagttgggaagagatagacgagcagatcattatgatggatcttgagaaacatggggagacgatagttataataggagtatatgctcctagtgacgattctgatacaaaagttaaggatgaattctatgacaaattgcttgacgtgttgacccatgtaaaccgatccaaagaaatatgcctattaggagatttcaatgctcgggtaggcaaaaaattacaagacaatgtggtaggaagatatggtgaagacaaaataaacaacaacggagAGCGACTCATCGATCTTTGTCaaacattacagcttaaaataatgaatggattttatcagcacaaagatatacataaatttacctgggaacaaccaaagaaaaagataaaatctataatcgactatctcatccaaccagaaaacaaaaggctccaaacaaatgacgtaagggtgtatcgtggtgccgaatgcggatctgaccactatatggtggtcgcaaaaataaccatacactacaggaaag from the Diabrotica undecimpunctata isolate CICGRU chromosome 1, icDiaUnde3, whole genome shotgun sequence genome contains:
- the LOC140450438 gene encoding uncharacterized protein, translating into MFLRVDIIEEDQHAQRFLWRNGSSDNPLEVYVMTVMTFGATCSPSCAQFIKNTNAKKFSVEYPSAVDSIVKNHYVDDLLESTDTEDEAIQLAKEIALIHASGNFEIRNWRSNSEKLIKIMNTTHENNEKVNLDIGNNKSMEKVLGMWWDLKGDHFIFNLKCNKGNKDVLSRLRKPTKREILQILMSVYDPLGLLANFLIYVKILLQEIWRSNISWDQPITN